A section of the Streptomyces sp. Je 1-369 genome encodes:
- a CDS encoding class I mannose-6-phosphate isomerase — MYRLDPRYAPAPGTVLATGWQAVAARLPTGPVTVAVDGPPTVAWDDLAARLTRELTARGTAVRTLDLRAHHAPPAEVRRRTDSAADPHGADLTDDPYYAKLAENPLRDLFDDLPRPRPPTGREVLLVHGPGASLLPHDLLWYADLPKRHAEAAVNAGSGRNLGLPDDRGSLRRLFYIDWPMLDRHRDALAPRLDAWLDVQDAERPTYIDGTGLRATLSDLARRPVRTRPYFNSTPWGGHWAQDRLGFDPATRNTALGYELIAPEAGVLIGTHPGQQAELPFQLLCVLHPEAMLGSEVAARYGTSFPIRFDYLDTLGGGNLSVHCHPKARYMKERFGWSYTQHETYYMACGSPDTRVFLGLREDVDLDLFRKEIEEAAHDGVPMDPEDHVMTFPAEQGRLFMIPAGTPHASGAGNVVLEISATPYLYSLRFYDWLRPDADGRPRQLPYGHGLANLETGRRGDAVAQELVQEPRTLREGPGRREELLGSLDEMFYEVRRHALDVGAETDDDTAGRFHVLNVVEGEGVALHTAAGERHLLYRSETLTVPAAVGPYRLAAVGESPVKVVKALVRAERPGRTGSRGDA, encoded by the coding sequence GTGTACCGGCTCGACCCGCGCTACGCCCCCGCACCCGGGACCGTCCTCGCCACCGGCTGGCAGGCCGTCGCCGCGCGCCTGCCCACGGGCCCGGTCACCGTCGCCGTGGACGGCCCGCCGACCGTCGCCTGGGACGACCTCGCCGCCCGGCTCACCCGGGAGCTGACCGCGCGCGGCACCGCCGTGCGGACCCTCGACCTGCGCGCCCACCACGCCCCGCCCGCCGAGGTGCGCCGCCGCACCGACTCCGCGGCGGACCCCCATGGCGCCGATCTCACCGACGACCCCTACTACGCCAAGCTCGCCGAGAACCCCCTGCGCGACCTCTTCGACGACCTTCCGCGGCCGCGCCCGCCTACGGGGCGTGAGGTGCTGCTCGTCCACGGCCCCGGCGCCTCGCTCCTGCCGCACGACCTGCTCTGGTACGCCGACCTGCCCAAGCGGCACGCCGAGGCGGCCGTGAACGCCGGTTCCGGCCGCAACCTCGGACTTCCGGACGACAGGGGCAGCCTGCGGAGGCTCTTCTACATCGACTGGCCCATGCTCGACCGCCACCGGGACGCCCTCGCCCCCCGCCTGGACGCGTGGCTCGACGTACAGGACGCCGAGCGCCCCACGTACATCGACGGCACCGGACTGCGCGCCACCCTCTCAGACCTCGCCCGCCGCCCCGTACGGACCCGCCCCTACTTCAACTCGACCCCCTGGGGCGGACATTGGGCCCAGGACCGCCTCGGATTCGACCCCGCCACGCGCAACACCGCGCTCGGCTACGAACTCATCGCCCCCGAGGCAGGCGTCCTCATCGGCACACACCCCGGCCAACAGGCGGAACTCCCCTTCCAGTTGCTGTGCGTCCTGCACCCCGAGGCGATGCTGGGGTCAGAAGTGGCCGCCCGCTACGGCACCTCCTTCCCCATCCGCTTCGACTACCTCGACACCCTGGGCGGCGGCAACCTCTCCGTGCACTGCCACCCCAAGGCGCGGTACATGAAGGAGCGGTTCGGCTGGTCCTACACCCAGCACGAGACGTACTACATGGCCTGCGGCAGCCCGGACACCCGCGTCTTCCTCGGCCTGCGCGAGGACGTCGACCTGGACCTCTTCCGCAAGGAGATCGAGGAGGCCGCGCACGACGGGGTGCCGATGGACCCCGAGGACCACGTCATGACGTTCCCCGCCGAACAGGGCCGCCTCTTCATGATCCCGGCGGGCACGCCGCACGCCTCCGGCGCGGGAAACGTCGTCCTGGAGATCAGCGCCACCCCGTACCTCTACTCCCTGCGCTTCTACGACTGGCTGCGCCCCGACGCCGACGGCCGCCCCCGCCAACTCCCCTACGGGCACGGTCTCGCCAACCTGGAGACCGGACGCCGCGGCGACGCCGTCGCACAGGAGCTGGTCCAGGAACCGCGCACGCTGCGTGAGGGTCCTGGCCGGCGCGAGGAGCTCCTCGGCTCGCTGGACGAGATGTTCTACGAGGTGCGGCGCCACGCCCTCGACGTGGGCGCCGAGACCGACGACGACACGGCGGGCCGCTTCCACGTCCTCAACGTGGTGGAGGGCGAAGGCGTCGCGCTGCACACGGCGGCGGGGGAGCGGCACCTGCTGTACCGCTCGGAGACGCTGACGGTGCCCGCGGCCGTCGGCCCCTACCGGCTCGCCGCCGTCGGCGAATCACCGGTCAAGGTCGTCAAGGCGCTGGTCCGCGCGGAGCGGCCCGGCCGGACCGGCTCGCGAGGGGATGCATGA
- a CDS encoding ABC transporter substrate-binding protein, with product MSGSRPPSMDRRTLLVAAAAGALATACATAEGLPSGEVAVLGDSTAWEKPMTAAGAAMKSVASLRLVPEVNPSLESFEQIVRSSLRTNKTPDMLKYWSGYRLQDLARTGGIEDLTGQWDKAVARGWVDPSLREAFTYRRRVYGLPMNLAYWVIFYNPQVFHEHDIEAPETWDGFLGACGRLKKAGITPLHGTAADRWPSFIWFQEILSRQDPRYYQDLMNGRARYTDPRAERALRTIASFFDKDWFTPMDLSHTDAAAALVRGTVGMVACGTWLGSTLAGAGGKPAKNVGAFVLPMADPKARPSVVFESSALVATVKGADHEEAVEAAGSWLHPAVMRAFSCALQDGCPNPKVAPANPVIGGLAEKVRGDRLWLLNRFWEQGPPELVEATVDDLAGFLLNPSSYRKTLRTMQDRADDAWQVWREAEET from the coding sequence ATGTCAGGTAGTCGTCCCCCGTCGATGGACCGCCGCACCCTGCTCGTGGCCGCCGCGGCCGGCGCGCTCGCCACCGCCTGCGCCACCGCTGAGGGGCTGCCCTCGGGCGAGGTCGCCGTACTCGGCGACAGCACCGCGTGGGAGAAGCCCATGACCGCCGCGGGGGCGGCCATGAAGTCCGTCGCGTCGCTGCGCCTGGTGCCCGAGGTCAACCCGTCCCTGGAGTCGTTCGAGCAGATCGTGCGGTCCTCGCTGCGCACCAACAAGACGCCGGACATGCTCAAGTACTGGTCCGGCTACCGGCTCCAGGACCTCGCCCGCACCGGCGGCATCGAGGACCTGACGGGCCAGTGGGACAAGGCCGTCGCCAGGGGGTGGGTGGATCCCTCGCTGCGGGAGGCGTTCACCTACCGGCGGCGGGTGTACGGCCTTCCGATGAACCTCGCCTACTGGGTCATCTTCTACAACCCGCAGGTCTTCCACGAGCACGACATCGAGGCCCCGGAGACCTGGGACGGTTTCCTCGGCGCGTGCGGGCGCCTGAAGAAGGCGGGCATCACGCCGTTGCACGGCACCGCGGCCGACCGCTGGCCCTCCTTCATCTGGTTCCAGGAGATCCTCAGCCGCCAGGACCCGCGGTACTACCAGGACCTGATGAACGGCCGCGCGCGCTACACCGATCCGCGAGCCGAACGCGCGCTGCGCACCATCGCCTCCTTCTTCGACAAGGACTGGTTCACGCCCATGGACCTCAGCCACACCGACGCCGCCGCCGCCCTGGTGCGCGGCACGGTGGGCATGGTCGCCTGCGGCACCTGGCTCGGCTCGACGCTGGCGGGGGCGGGCGGGAAACCGGCCAAGAACGTGGGTGCGTTCGTGCTGCCGATGGCCGACCCGAAGGCCCGCCCCAGCGTCGTCTTCGAGTCCAGCGCGCTCGTCGCCACCGTCAAGGGCGCCGACCACGAAGAGGCCGTCGAAGCCGCCGGTTCATGGCTGCACCCCGCGGTCATGCGGGCCTTCTCCTGCGCTCTCCAGGACGGCTGCCCCAACCCGAAGGTCGCGCCCGCCAACCCCGTCATCGGCGGCCTCGCCGAGAAGGTGCGCGGCGACAGACTGTGGCTGCTCAACCGCTTCTGGGAACAGGGCCCGCCCGAACTCGTCGAGGCGACCGTCGACGACCTCGCCGGTTTCCTCCTGAACCCGTCCTCGTACCGCAAGACGCTGCGCACCATGCAGGACCGTGCCGACGACGCCTGGCAGGTGTGGCGGGAGGCGGAGGAGACATGA
- a CDS encoding ROK family protein, producing MRPVLELGGTHVTAALADPGTATVLRRVREPVRARGSAEHVLGVLVRCAGELDAPAGEVWGVAVPGPFDHDKGIARFAGVGKFDDLYGIDVRAVLLDAVWPRPAHAVFLNDAHAFLLGEWRSGAARGHERCAGITLGTGVGSAFLVAGRARHEGPSIPPQGRIDLVEAAGRPLEDTVSRRAILAHYGGAEAPLDPDLDVSDVAERARAGERRARRVLDEAFTTLGAVLAPHLRDFGATVLVVGGAMATSWDLLRPALRAGLGDTPVTLRPAGLGEDAALVGAAAHAAAVS from the coding sequence ATGAGACCCGTCCTCGAACTGGGCGGCACCCACGTCACCGCGGCCCTGGCCGACCCCGGCACGGCGACCGTGCTGCGCAGGGTGCGCGAGCCGGTCCGCGCCCGGGGCTCCGCCGAACACGTCCTGGGCGTGCTCGTCCGCTGCGCCGGGGAGCTGGACGCGCCCGCCGGGGAGGTGTGGGGCGTGGCGGTCCCCGGCCCCTTCGACCACGACAAGGGCATCGCCCGCTTCGCCGGCGTCGGCAAGTTCGACGACCTGTACGGCATCGACGTACGCGCGGTCCTCCTCGACGCGGTGTGGCCGCGCCCCGCACACGCGGTCTTCCTCAACGACGCGCACGCCTTCCTCCTCGGCGAGTGGCGGTCGGGTGCGGCGCGCGGCCACGAACGGTGCGCGGGCATCACCCTCGGCACGGGCGTGGGTTCCGCCTTCCTGGTGGCGGGCCGCGCCCGGCACGAAGGCCCCAGCATACCGCCGCAGGGCCGCATCGACCTCGTGGAGGCGGCAGGCAGGCCGCTGGAGGACACCGTGTCGCGGCGCGCGATTCTGGCGCACTACGGCGGAGCGGAGGCACCCCTCGACCCGGACCTGGACGTGAGCGACGTCGCGGAGCGAGCGCGGGCGGGAGAGCGCCGTGCGCGCCGCGTGCTCGACGAGGCCTTCACCACCCTCGGCGCGGTACTCGCCCCGCACCTGCGCGACTTCGGGGCCACCGTCCTCGTCGTCGGCGGCGCCATGGCCACCTCGTGGGACCTCCTGCGCCCCGCACTCCGCGCGGGCCTTGGCGACACACCCGTCACGCTGCGCCCCGCGGGCCTCGGCGAGGACGCGGCACTCGTCGGAGCCGCGGCACACGCGGCGGCGGTGTCCTGA
- a CDS encoding carbohydrate ABC transporter permease, whose protein sequence is MTGTATPAHGATKPVRVRRRVPTRTPHQAAKAGGGRLGGPLAALPWALPAFALVGVLLVYPFFRSVYGSFFEDNGFTSSYTGLDNYARLADDPIFGRSVLNTLMWVAGTLLLPVLAGLLIAVATHRMRFGGIAQLIIVLPFAISGAATAVLWNFMLTSDGAVNQVLRGVGLDGWTQTWLLEWPQNTLAMIVASTWQATGLNVVLFAIGLRAIPRETVEAAELDGASGRHMFRHITLPQLRAVTVVVVGMAIVNSLKAFDMIWILTKGGPSRSSETLALSMYRETFRLFHVGYGSAIALVLSVIVVASSWMYLRRRMPDTGTAKS, encoded by the coding sequence ATGACAGGAACCGCGACGCCGGCACACGGCGCGACGAAGCCGGTGCGCGTGCGCCGCCGGGTGCCCACCCGTACCCCGCACCAGGCCGCGAAGGCCGGCGGCGGCAGGCTCGGCGGCCCCCTCGCCGCCCTGCCCTGGGCGCTGCCCGCATTCGCTCTCGTCGGTGTCCTGCTCGTCTACCCGTTCTTCCGCAGCGTCTACGGCAGCTTCTTCGAGGACAACGGCTTCACCAGCAGCTACACCGGACTCGACAACTACGCCCGGCTCGCCGACGACCCGATCTTCGGCCGGTCGGTCCTCAACACTCTGATGTGGGTGGCAGGCACACTGCTCCTGCCCGTCCTCGCCGGACTCCTCATCGCCGTCGCCACCCACCGGATGCGGTTCGGCGGCATCGCGCAGCTGATCATCGTGCTGCCGTTCGCGATCTCGGGGGCGGCCACCGCCGTGCTGTGGAACTTCATGCTGACGTCCGACGGCGCGGTCAACCAGGTGCTGCGCGGCGTGGGCCTGGACGGCTGGACACAGACATGGCTCCTGGAGTGGCCGCAGAACACCCTCGCGATGATCGTCGCGAGCACCTGGCAGGCCACCGGTCTGAACGTCGTCCTCTTCGCGATCGGCCTGCGCGCCATCCCGCGCGAGACCGTCGAGGCCGCCGAACTGGACGGCGCGAGCGGCCGGCACATGTTCCGGCACATCACCCTGCCCCAACTGCGCGCCGTGACCGTCGTGGTGGTCGGCATGGCCATCGTGAACAGCCTCAAGGCGTTCGACATGATCTGGATCCTCACCAAGGGCGGCCCGTCCCGCTCCTCGGAGACCCTCGCGCTCAGCATGTACCGCGAGACGTTCCGGCTGTTCCACGTGGGCTACGGCTCGGCGATCGCACTCGTCCTCTCCGTGATCGTCGTCGCCTCGTCCTGGATGTATCTGCGCCGCCGGATGCCTGACACCGGCACGGCGAAGAGCTGA
- a CDS encoding carbohydrate ABC transporter permease, protein MGRAVRNVFVAGCVVLWLIPLHLLVVNALTPAAEYAGKPEWTVQGFDLWQNVQTAWDVAGIGDSFQASLLYAVVCGLVAVLVAAMAAFAVVVLPIPRPAFWFWLIYSGTLFPLQMFLAPLFGLYADANLYDTRIGLMLVYAAWAVPFAFFLIRNQMTTMSPELTEAALLDGASFGRIFWRIHVPLMKAGLGAAFIFQFTAVWNDLLLGITLSRSPDVQPVMATLTTLNNAYASTGPPVILAGALIVSVPTLLLFLVFRGLFLRGITASAR, encoded by the coding sequence ATGGGACGCGCGGTGCGCAATGTGTTCGTCGCCGGATGCGTGGTGCTCTGGCTGATCCCGCTCCACCTGCTGGTCGTCAACGCCCTGACCCCGGCCGCCGAGTACGCGGGCAAGCCCGAGTGGACCGTCCAGGGCTTCGATCTATGGCAGAACGTGCAGACCGCCTGGGACGTGGCGGGCATCGGCGACAGCTTCCAGGCCTCGCTGCTCTACGCCGTCGTGTGCGGCCTGGTCGCGGTCCTCGTGGCGGCCATGGCGGCGTTCGCCGTCGTCGTCCTGCCCATCCCGCGGCCCGCTTTCTGGTTCTGGCTGATCTACTCCGGCACGCTGTTCCCGCTCCAGATGTTCCTCGCGCCGCTCTTCGGCCTGTACGCGGACGCCAACCTGTACGACACCAGGATCGGCCTGATGCTCGTGTACGCGGCATGGGCCGTGCCCTTCGCCTTCTTCCTCATCCGCAACCAGATGACGACCATGTCGCCCGAGCTCACCGAGGCGGCGCTGCTCGACGGAGCGTCGTTCGGGCGGATCTTCTGGCGCATCCACGTACCGCTGATGAAGGCGGGGCTCGGCGCGGCCTTCATCTTCCAGTTCACCGCCGTCTGGAACGACCTCCTCCTCGGCATCACCCTCAGCCGCAGCCCCGACGTACAGCCCGTCATGGCCACCCTGACGACCCTCAACAACGCCTACGCGTCGACGGGACCGCCCGTCATCCTGGCCGGCGCCCTCATCGTGTCCGTGCCGACCCTGCTCCTCTTCCTGGTGTTCCGCGGCCTGTTCCTGCGCGGCATCACCGCATCCGCCCGCTGA
- a CDS encoding glycoside hydrolase family 38 C-terminal domain-containing protein, which produces MTTRALVRTTDWDNDRIRDSLRADVVSAEGTLTDGTALRLTEEPLLRYADDGTLLQSLRVETVNETVEAAELSVRTESGAVLRCERVAGPGRSVRLLLPAVDAPARVTVCLPDARDGIDVRLTPQRRWTLHLVHHSHLDIGYTDPQGRVLAEHLSFFDSCLELTRATDDWPAESQFRWCVESLWSFQQWAEARPAEQVDEFVRRVREGRIELTALPFNLHTETCSTDELHELLRLARTVRDAHGVEFTSAMQTDVPGAVVGLVDALAAAGVTYLSVAHNWAGRSVPHLVGGEKLPRLFRWRAPSGNSVLVWVTDTPHGLAYMEGPLLGFDTDYQDVDDLLPAYLTSLATNPYPYRGGIFGWAMDHTEVKREPYPWDILHLRVQGKFGDNAPPRRIIADTVRRWNDTWAYPRLRLSRNEDFFTDAEARLGGEIRTFEGDWTDWWVDGVGSGARPLSLARTAQSVVADAQTIGTFAALLGATGAEDDSRDAAGVYEAVSLFDEHTWGAGDPWTHGDEGGHSGEHQWHWKYGQAMRAHDDGNALLARAGARLGQRLAAAPDAAATYHVVNTCSWPRTDVVRVFLPESTVPLYQRVTLRDARDGRRLPHEEQPQTNDDHRDAGRFLLVRVDDVPPAGSVRLDILTAPAEPHEERRGTTVKSATGWNPTGGTERDDPADTAAEALAHPEPTLLANEYFTVRVDLAHACVASITDKRTGRELVRQDAITGFNGYLHDSYTTAGAFNHNSSRTTASDRLEHLGARAVPPPAALIARRSTPTAESLTYETRPAGANRLRTTLTLPHGVPRIDIENRLDKDARPGKESAYFAFPFAFDNPVVRMEASGGVTGSGLPVVPGSALHMRAVRRWVTLGDDELTVAWSTQDAPLVQFGNIALPYAPFPKTMGHDEPATVFSWIHNNLWDTNFPGEQGFEFTYRYSLASGSGAGGLGPRTAAAWSRPMRAVRARGSSDGARDLPDAHSFVDLDDARVRLVGATTPRPGHVLLRLQSFAEQPLTCRIRTRFTVTAAHRADYLGTASDPLPRTDGETILDVPALGTTAVLFVRP; this is translated from the coding sequence ATGACGACACGGGCTCTGGTCCGCACCACCGACTGGGACAACGACCGGATCCGCGACAGCCTGCGCGCCGACGTCGTGAGCGCCGAGGGAACGCTCACGGACGGCACCGCCCTGCGGCTCACCGAGGAACCCCTCCTGCGGTACGCCGACGACGGCACACTGCTCCAGTCCTTGCGGGTCGAGACCGTCAACGAGACAGTCGAGGCAGCCGAGTTGAGCGTACGTACCGAGTCCGGCGCGGTCCTGCGCTGCGAGCGCGTCGCAGGACCCGGCCGCTCCGTACGGCTGCTGCTGCCCGCCGTCGACGCACCGGCCCGCGTCACCGTCTGCCTTCCCGACGCACGGGACGGCATCGACGTACGCCTGACCCCGCAGCGCCGCTGGACCCTCCACCTCGTCCACCACTCCCACCTCGACATCGGCTACACCGATCCGCAGGGGCGCGTCCTCGCCGAGCACCTGTCGTTCTTCGACTCCTGCCTGGAACTCACCCGCGCCACCGACGACTGGCCCGCCGAGTCGCAGTTCCGGTGGTGCGTGGAGTCGTTGTGGTCGTTCCAGCAGTGGGCGGAGGCGCGCCCGGCCGAGCAGGTCGACGAGTTCGTACGACGCGTCCGCGAGGGACGCATCGAGCTGACCGCGCTGCCGTTCAACCTGCACACCGAGACCTGCTCCACGGACGAGCTGCACGAACTCCTGCGCCTGGCCCGCACCGTCCGCGACGCACACGGCGTCGAGTTCACCTCCGCCATGCAGACCGACGTGCCCGGCGCGGTCGTCGGACTCGTGGACGCCCTCGCCGCCGCCGGTGTCACGTACCTGTCCGTGGCGCACAACTGGGCCGGACGCTCCGTCCCCCACCTGGTCGGCGGCGAGAAGCTGCCCCGCCTCTTCCGCTGGCGCGCCCCGAGCGGCAACAGCGTCCTGGTGTGGGTCACCGACACCCCGCACGGCCTCGCCTACATGGAAGGCCCGCTCCTCGGCTTCGACACGGACTACCAGGACGTCGACGACCTGCTCCCCGCCTACCTGACCTCCCTCGCCACCAACCCCTACCCCTACCGCGGCGGCATCTTCGGCTGGGCCATGGACCACACCGAGGTCAAACGCGAGCCCTACCCGTGGGACATCCTCCACCTGCGCGTCCAGGGCAAGTTCGGCGACAACGCGCCGCCCCGCCGCATCATCGCCGACACCGTCCGCCGCTGGAACGACACCTGGGCCTACCCGCGGCTGCGGCTCTCCCGCAACGAGGACTTCTTCACCGACGCCGAGGCCAGGCTCGGTGGCGAGATCCGCACCTTCGAAGGCGACTGGACCGACTGGTGGGTCGACGGGGTCGGGTCGGGGGCACGCCCGCTGTCCCTGGCCAGGACCGCCCAGTCCGTGGTCGCCGACGCCCAGACCATCGGCACGTTCGCCGCCCTCCTCGGCGCCACGGGGGCCGAGGACGACAGCAGGGACGCCGCCGGGGTCTACGAAGCGGTGTCGCTCTTCGACGAGCACACCTGGGGCGCCGGCGACCCATGGACCCACGGCGACGAGGGCGGCCACTCCGGGGAGCACCAGTGGCACTGGAAGTACGGGCAGGCGATGCGCGCCCACGACGACGGCAACGCGCTCCTCGCCCGCGCCGGCGCCCGCCTCGGACAGCGGCTCGCCGCGGCACCGGACGCGGCGGCGACGTACCACGTCGTCAACACCTGCTCCTGGCCGCGCACCGACGTCGTCCGCGTCTTCCTGCCCGAGAGCACCGTGCCGCTGTACCAGCGGGTCACCCTTCGCGACGCCCGCGACGGACGCCGGCTCCCGCACGAGGAGCAGCCGCAGACCAACGACGACCACCGCGACGCCGGACGGTTCCTCCTCGTCCGCGTCGACGACGTGCCGCCCGCCGGGTCGGTGCGCCTCGACATCCTCACGGCGCCCGCCGAGCCGCACGAGGAACGGCGGGGCACGACGGTGAAGTCCGCCACCGGCTGGAACCCGACCGGCGGCACCGAACGGGACGACCCCGCGGACACCGCGGCCGAAGCCCTCGCGCACCCCGAACCGACCCTCCTGGCGAACGAGTACTTCACGGTCCGCGTCGACCTCGCGCACGCCTGCGTCGCCTCCATCACCGACAAGAGGACCGGCCGCGAACTCGTCCGCCAGGACGCCATCACCGGCTTCAACGGCTACCTCCACGACAGCTACACCACCGCGGGCGCCTTCAACCACAACTCCAGCCGCACCACGGCATCCGACCGCCTCGAACACCTCGGGGCCCGCGCCGTCCCCCCACCCGCCGCACTCATCGCACGCCGCTCCACACCCACCGCCGAGTCGCTCACCTACGAGACCCGCCCGGCGGGCGCCAACCGACTGCGCACCACGCTCACCCTCCCGCACGGCGTGCCCCGCATCGACATCGAGAACCGCCTCGACAAGGACGCCCGACCGGGCAAGGAGAGCGCCTACTTCGCCTTCCCCTTCGCCTTCGACAACCCGGTCGTCCGCATGGAGGCGTCGGGCGGCGTCACGGGCAGCGGCCTGCCGGTCGTGCCCGGCTCCGCGCTGCACATGCGGGCGGTCCGCCGCTGGGTGACGCTCGGCGACGACGAGCTGACGGTGGCCTGGTCGACGCAGGACGCGCCGCTCGTCCAGTTCGGCAACATCGCCCTGCCCTACGCACCGTTCCCGAAGACGATGGGACACGACGAACCCGCCACCGTCTTCTCCTGGATCCACAACAACCTGTGGGACACCAACTTCCCCGGCGAGCAGGGCTTCGAATTCACCTACCGCTACAGCCTGGCCAGCGGTTCCGGTGCGGGCGGCCTCGGGCCACGGACGGCCGCCGCCTGGAGCCGCCCGATGCGCGCCGTCCGAGCCCGGGGGAGCTCGGACGGCGCGCGGGACCTCCCCGACGCACACTCCTTCGTCGACCTCGACGACGCGCGCGTCCGGCTCGTCGGTGCCACCACACCGCGCCCCGGCCACGTCCTGCTGCGCCTCCAGTCGTTCGCGGAGCAGCCACTGACCTGCCGTATCCGCACCCGCTTCACGGTCACGGCCGCGCACCGGGCGGACTACCTCGGCACCGCGTCCGACCCACTGCCCCGCACGGACGGCGAGACGATCCTCGATGTCCCGGCGCTCGGCACCACGGCCGTGCTGTTCGTACGTCCCTGA
- a CDS encoding lytic polysaccharide monooxygenase auxiliary activity family 9 protein — protein sequence MHAKRKVAAVLGAAFAPVLVLTTVSPAGAHGYVNAPPSRQAQCAAGTVACGEITHEPQSVEGPKGQTTCSGGNERFAELDDDSKGWRTTDVGSSQEFSWKLTARHSTSTWQYFVGGNKIAEVDDGGAKPGETVTHKVDFGGLTGKQKVLAVWNVADTSNAFYACIDVNIKG from the coding sequence ATGCATGCGAAGCGGAAAGTGGCCGCGGTCCTCGGTGCGGCGTTCGCGCCCGTACTCGTCCTGACCACGGTCTCCCCGGCCGGAGCGCACGGCTACGTCAACGCGCCCCCGAGCCGGCAGGCGCAGTGCGCGGCCGGCACGGTGGCGTGCGGCGAGATCACCCATGAGCCGCAGAGCGTCGAGGGCCCCAAGGGGCAGACGACGTGCAGCGGAGGCAACGAGCGGTTCGCCGAGCTCGACGACGACAGCAAGGGCTGGCGGACCACCGACGTCGGCTCGTCCCAGGAGTTCAGCTGGAAGCTGACGGCCCGTCACAGCACCAGCACCTGGCAGTACTTCGTCGGCGGCAACAAGATCGCCGAGGTCGACGACGGCGGCGCCAAACCCGGCGAGACCGTCACGCACAAGGTCGACTTCGGTGGACTCACCGGCAAGCAGAAGGTTCTCGCCGTGTGGAACGTCGCGGACACCTCGAACGCGTTCTACGCCTGTATCGATGTGAACATCAAAGGCTGA